The DNA sequence TTGTTTTGGGCGCAGCCGGCGGGCCGACGATCATCAGCCAGGTTGTGCAGGTGATCGTTAATTACCTGGATTTGGGTATGCCTTTGGAGGAGGCGGTGGCGGCCCCGCGGATTCATCACCAGTGGAAACCCGACCGTCTGCGCACGGAAGAGTCTGTGCAGCACGATCAGGTGCGTGAACTCTTGTCCTACGGCCACTTGCTGGAGATGACGGAATTCATGGGGGCAACCCAGGCTGTGGGCTACGATGCCGGCGGCGCACTTGTGGCCGTGGAAGATCCTCGCCTGAATTCGCGGCGGTCCTCCCATTGACAGAGATCTGAGCCGGGCCTAGAGTAGGCCCCATGTTGCGGAAGCTTTTTATCCCTCACAGGAATTTTCTGGTTGGTCTGCTGATTGCGGGTTTGCTCCTGTTGGTTGTTCTGGGCGCGATGCCCCATAACCATGCTTTGGATCCGGAACACGGTTCCTCTGAATCCGGTCAGTGTTTAATCTGCAAGGCTGTCCGGGGCTTTATTTCCGCAGATCCATCACCCCCGGTGCTGTTCTCTGAGAGTGAAAGTCGTTCTCAAATCATTCCGGAATTTTCCGAGAAGTGCCCCTTGTTGACTGCAAAGGCGTCCTGCCCCCAACGTGCGCCGCCTTGTTGGGTTTCCAACACCGTCTAACGCAGTTCGATACCTGACATTCAATCATCGAATCAACCCGCAGAATAGGAGACTCGTATGCGAAGAGTCATTGCAACCTTGCTTGCATTCTGCCTCCTCCCGGCCCCGGCCTTTGCCGGGCTTGCGGAGGCGGAGGCGAACGCACTGAAAGACGAAATCCGCCATTTGACCGAGGCGGTTGAGGCCTTGACCCGGACGGTTCAGCGCCAGGAATCCCGTATCCAGGAACTGGAAGCGGAAAAACGTGAACCGGAAGCCAAGGCAGAGCGTCCGGCTCCGGTTTCGCTTCCGGTGGTGCGCGCGGAGGCGCCCAAGGGTTTGTCTGTGTTCAATCCCGAAATCGGTGCAGTGGCCGATATTGTGGCAAAGCTGACGGAAAGCGGGGAGGACGGCGAAGGAAATGACAAGATCAGCGTGCGCCACCTGGAACTGGTCTTGGGACATGATGTGGATCCCTTCACCCGCATGGATGTGGTTCTCGGACTCTCGGATTATGAGCACCACATTCATGTTGGGGAAGCCTATATCACGCGCTGGGAACTGCCCTGGGACACCAAAATCCGTTTGGGCCGGGTCCGTCCCAAGGTGGGCAAGTCCGCGCCTTTGCATTTGGGCATGCTCGATACCGTGGACCAGCCCTTGGTGGTGCAGAGTTATTTGGGGCACGAAGGGCTCGCGCGCACCGGGATCGAGGGGAACTGGTTTTTGCCGGAGTTTGCCGATACTCTCACCCAAGAGCTCAGCCTCAATTTGAGCGAAGGCGGCGTGGGCGAAGGCGGAGCCCTGTTTGGGGAAACAAGCAGGCGTCCCTCTTTCTTCGGGCATCTCAAGAATGCCTGGGACATCAACGACGAAAACACTTTTGAGTTGGGAGCGACTTATCTCACGGGTGCGAAGGGAGAGGAGGAAAATTTTGATGTTCACTCCCTGGGACTGGACGCGACCTGGATTGCCTACCCGACCCCCAGTACCCGCCTGAAGTGGCAGAGTGAGGTTTACCTCCAGCACCGCGAGGACACCGATCCTGGACTTTCCAACGATCCATGGGGCATGTATAGCTTGTTGGACTATCGTTTGGGGCCCAAGTGGGGAACCGGCCTGCGTTTCGATTATGTGGAGTTGGTGGATGCCCCGATAAGCAATCCCAGGTCCGCAGATATGGGAGCCGCTGCCTATCTCACCTTTTACCAAAGCGAATTTGCGCGTTGGCGCGCTCAAGTGCAGCATGTGGAATGTGCCGAAGGAGGGAACGACAACCGTTTCTACCTGCAGGGCACATTTGCGATCGGTGTTCATAAGCACCAGTTGCAGTAGGCACAGGAGATTCAGATCATGAAAAGAATTCTGACGGTTCTAGGTATCGCAATGTTTACGATGACCCCCGTGGTTCAAGCCAAACCCTTGCGTGTGGTGGCGACACTCTCCACCTTTGCGGATTTGGCTCAGACCGTGGGCGGAGAGCATGTGAAGGTTTCTTATATAGCTTCTCCAAAATTCAACCCGCACTTTATCGAACCCCGGCCCAGCGATGTGCTCAAGGTCAAGAAGGCCGGACTTTTCATTCATGCGGGCCTGGATCTGGAGATGTGGCGGTGGCCTTTGGTGGATGCGGCAGGCAACGGAGCGGTGCGGCCCGGAGGGGAGAGGGAACTGGATCTTTCCCGGGGGATTTCACTCATCGAGATCCCCACTAGCGCAGTCAGCCGGTCCCAGGGCGATATCCATATCTACGGCAATCCGCATTATTGGGTGGCGCCGGCGAACGCCGGAATCATGGCTCAGACAATTGCGGACAAGTTGACGGAGATCGATCCTGCGAATGAGGCGGACTACCAGGCGGCGGCGAGTGCTTTTGTGCAGAAACTCAACGCGGCGATTGTGCGCTGGCGGCAAGAAATCGCGCCTTTGCAAGGGAAGGAGGCGGTGGCCTATCACAACGAGTGGCCTTACTTGACAAACTTTGCGGGTCTTCGCGTGGACTATTTTCTGGAACCCAAGCCCGGGATTCCGCCCACTCCAAAGCATGTCCAGTTCCTGGAAAACTATATGCGCCAAAAGGGAATTCACGTGATTCTACAGTCCAATTCTTCGCCTAACGCGGCCTCCCGGAAACTTGCTGAAGCTACCGGAGCGCGCCTCGTGACGCTCTGCCATAATGTGGGCGGGCTTCCCGGTTGCGACGACTATTTTGCGATGATGGATTACAACCTGAATCAGCTCACGGAGGTTTTTGAAAACTAATGGAATTTTTGCAACTGATGGCGGCTCCGTTCCTGGCCTGTCTGGTTCTAACCGGCATCCATGCCTACTTAGGCTTGCATGTGATCGAGCGCGAGGTTATTTTTGTGGATTTGGCTTTGGCTCAGGTCGCGGCCTTTGGGGCAACCGTGGGGTATCTCTGGGGATTCGGGTTGCACTCCTCTCAGGGCTATCTCACGGCCCTGGGCTTCACAATGGCGGGGGCAGCGGTCTTTGCCTTTACGCGGACCCGCAAACCCGTGGTTCCGCAGGAGGCGCTTATCGGGATTGTCTACGCGGTGGCGGCTGCAGCCTCCATTCTGGTCCTGAGCCGGGCCCCTGAAGGCGGGGAGGAACTTAAATCCCTCATGGTGGGGCATCTCTTATTTGTCCGGTGGCCGGAGATTCTTAAGGTGTTTCTTCTTTACAGCGCGATCGGGTTCCTGCACTGGCGTTTGCGCAGGCCTTTCTTGGAGATCTCTCAAGATGTCGAGGCTGCCTTTGCCAGGGGAATGCGGGTGAGGCTGTGGGATTTCCTTTTCTATGCGACCTTCGGTTTTGTGGTTACCAGCTCCGTGGAGCTGGGAGGTGTGCTGGTGGTCTTCTCCTTCCTGATTGTGCCTGCGGTGTGCGGAGTCCTGCTGGTCCGGAGTGTTCTGGCGCGTCTGGTGGTGGGTTGGATGTGCGGGACGCTCACGAGTGCGGCGGGAATCGTGGCCAGCTACGTGTGGGATTTGCCTACGGGGGCCAGTGTTGTTTGTTGTTTCGGGATTTGCCTGATTCTTTGTGCTCTCTTTGCGGGGGTGCGGGGCCGCCCTTCTCATTGAAGCTCTGACGACTTTACCTATAATAGGGAGCGGAGGGGCTGATCATGATACGTTGGGGGCTGACTATCGTAGGGGTCGGGATGCTTATCCTGGCCGTGGTTCAACGCGTTTCTTTCCCGCCTATTTCCACGACTCCTGAAGTGGTGACGACTGAAAGAGCGGTGGAGTATCTTCAGGATTATGGCCAATACCGGTATTTAAGCATTCAAAGCGCACCGGACTTGGATCGCCGCATCTACGAGGCTGTTTCCGTGCGGCCCGCGAACGCAGCGCGTCCCACAGACAAAGTCTACTCGCCGCTCGGTCCGGGCGATGGTTTTCCTGCAGATTTGGAATCCTACCTTGGGACTTTGGTGCGTGTGAACAGGCGCTCCACAGGGCACAAGGTCTCCTTGGGTATGGTTGAAGACAAGAAGGCGGGAAAGGAGGAGATGGTGCAGGAGCGGATCCTCACTCCCATTGAGGGAAGCGATTACCGGCTTTGGGTGATTTCTCCCTCTTTTGACGGGGGTGACCCGGGCGGGTGGCACAGGTACTCTTCTTTTGAGGGGGTGCTTACGCGTTTCAGGGATCTCAAGGAGAATGTCAGACGGCCGGATGTCGAGCATAGCTACAAAGAGCTGGTTCAGTTCATTGAAAAGGAATTTGGCATAGCCGTGCCGGAGGACGCCTACTTATTGGTCTGTGATGTGGACTGGGACCACAAGCCTTACTATTACTGTCCCCTGAAGGGAAGCCAAAACCAGATTTTTTATATGATGAGCGATGCGATCCTGAATAAGGTTCAATCGCAGTCTTTGCTGACCGGGATCTTCAAGCCTTGGAACTCTGCGGTCTACGGTGACTTCGGAAAGATTCTGGGGATTGATATGCCCAAGACCATTGGCATTTTGGACCAACGCAACGGTGAGGACTACAATCGCGACCGGAGCGTAGACTTTTCCAATATGGTCGTTATGGGGTCCTTTTTTACCCTGCTCGGTATCATCGGAATCATCCGGCACCGTTTTAAGATGAAAAAACTGGCTAAGCAGAGAATACAATCCCCCTTGCACAATCCCCAACACCTGGAGAGGAACGTCGATGACCAAACTTAAGGTTTGTTTTGTGATCCTGATCTTGTCTTCGGTTGGGATAAGTCCCGTGGCCCTGGCTGATGAAGATTCCGGCCGCATTATTAGCGGGGTTCTCGGAAGCTTGCTCGGGGTGCCTCCGCAAGAGCAGGAGCAGCCGGATGCCGTTTATATTGCTCAAGAAAAAGAAAAGCTCGTGTACTTGCTCCAGAGCGGGGAATATGCGACCAGCCGCCAAGGCGAGCCGGTGGACGCGATGTTGCTGGGTATTCCTTTGACGCGTGCGGACCATGTGTACAAGGCCACGCCGTTTCCGCCCCCGGGCGGCGCCTATCGAGCGACGAATCCCTATTCCGCGCAGCCGGGATCTTCGACGAGCGCTCCTTCAGGGTCTTATCAACAACAGTTGGAACAAATGCGCCAAGGGTACTGATCCAAGCCGATGGATCAAGTTCCTCTTTTCACAGATCTCTTCCTGGTTCTCGGCCTCGCCACTCTGGTGGCCGTGGTTCTTGAGCGTTTTCGTCTCCCCACGATCATAGGTTTTCTGTTAGCCGGTCTGGCAATGGGTCCGCACGGCTTTGGTTTGCTCCCGGATGTAGACCGCATTCACCATGTGGCGGAGTTGGGGGTGGCTTTACTCATGCTCACAATCGGGCTGGAGCTTTCCTTTGATCGTTTGAAAGGGATGGGCCGCGTCGCAGTCTTGGGCGGAGGCCTGCAACTGGTGCTTTCCAACTTGATCGGCATGGGCTTTGCCTATTGGAAAGGGTGGCCGCTCTTCCAGGGGTTCCTCCTTGGGTCGATGATTGCGCTCAGCTCTACGGCCATTGTTCTCAAATACTTGATTGACCGCGGTGAGACAGATGCAGTCCACGGGCGCATGGCAGTGGCTATTCTTATCTTTCAAGACCTGGCCATTGTTCCGCTCATGATCCTGGCCGGAGCCGGGTCAGGAAACGGGGGTATTTTTGAGGAACTGCTCACACCGATTGCCAAGGCCCTGGTATTTTTGCTTGCGATTATCTTGGCCTCGAAATATGTGTTGCCGTGGGTTTTGAGGCAAGTCGCCCTGCATCGAAGCCGGGAAATATTCTTTTTGTCCGGCGTGGCCCTTTGTTTGGTCACTATGTGGGCCGGGGAAAAGATGGGCTTGTCGATTGCGATCGGAGCCTTCTTTGCCGGACTGATGTTTGCGAACAGTGATTACAGCCATCAGCTCCTGGGCGATATCACACCCTTCAGGCATCTCTTTGTCAGTTTCTTTTTCGTGTCACTCGGCATCCTTTTTGATATCCACTTTGCCTTGGAAAATATCTGGTTGATCCTGCGTGTGGTCGGGCTTGTGCTCCTGGTCAACTTTGTGCTCATGAGTGTCTTGCTCACGGTTTTGGGTTACGCTCCGAGAATAGCGTTGACTGTCGGCATTATTCTGTCGCAGGTTGGGGAGTTTTCTTTCCTTTTTCTGGAAACGGCGCGTTCATCGGGCGCTGTGGGCCCGAGGCTCTACCAGGTGCTTATCTCTTGCGCTTTTATTACCATGTGCATGACCCCGATCCTGTTCGCAATGGTGACTCCGATTTCACGTTTTGCTCAACGCCGCCCCCGGATGGGACTGCCCCCGACTCAGTGGGGACCTGACCAGGGAGTCTCGGGCGCGCTGCGGGAGCACATCATTCTTTGCGGGTTTGGACCCACAGGCCAGGACATGAGTTCCGCCTTTCAGGAAGAGAAGATTCCCTTTGTCTTGGTCGAGATGAATCCGCGGCAGATTGCCAAGGCCCGCGAACGGCGCGTGCGTGTGATTTACGGGGATGCGGCCAACCGTGAGGTTATGCACAAGGCCGGGATTGAGCGCGCCAAGGCCGTGGTCGTGAGTTTTGGGGATCCGGTGGGAATGGCGCAGATGATCCGGGTGGTAGAGGCCCTGAACCCTGGAATCTTGTTAGTGGTACGGACTCGTTTCGAACGCGATGCGGCGCGTCTGTACGGATTGGGAGCGGACATTGTGATTGTGGAGGAATGGGAGGCGAGTTTTGAGTTGCACCGGACGGTCTTGGCGGCTCTGCAAGTGCCTCCCGAACACATTAACCGGCATTTGGAGCGCATCCGCACACGAAAAGAGCTAATTGTCGAGGATTCTATCCTGAACACCGAGAGCAACTAGATCCCCTACAGGGACGGTTCTCGCCTATTCCTTTCGCAGCAAGGAGTTACGTGAGAACCGTCCCCCCAACCGCATCCGTCTTGTTAGAGCGGTGAGCAGTTCTCCACCGCGCTGCCAGCCAGCAAACTCCTCGTGAGTCTGTATGCGATTGGGGATGGACGGCGCCTCGCAGAGGAGCTCAAAATCGCTGAAGCCACAGATGTCTTGGCTGCGTGTGCCCTGCGATTTTGGGCAGCCCCCCGTACTTTACTGTTTGATGAAGCGACTTTATAAGGCGATCCGGCGCGAGGTGACCGGCCCGATCCCTAGGGAATGCAGACCCGAAATCCACACTCATGGGGACGACCCTTACATAACTCCCATTGCTGTAAATAGTTGGCGAGAACCGTCCCTGGTGTATAATGGGCCCCGTGATCAACCCGCTCTACGACTCCATTGCGATTGAGAACTCCGCCCAAATGAGGGAGGCTCAACGCCAAGTCAACGAAGAGATGATTCGCCGCGATTGTCTCTTTGACGGCAAACCCCTGCCGCACTTCCTTAAACCGTATTTTCTCTCCGAAAAGCAAACGGAGCTTCTGGGGGATATGTCCGCGTGTCTTATCGGCGTTTTGGAGAAGATCACCAAGATCTACTTTGAGCGTCCGGAGCTGCAATCCAAGTTCGGCCTCAGTCCTTTGGCCGCGGAACTCATGGAGATCCACCCGGGCTATTCCAGGAACATTGTGATCTCCAGGCCGGATGCCTTTCTGGACGGGGAGGACCTGCAGTTTATCGAGTTCAACTGCGACAGTCCGGCCGGGGCGGTGTTCACGGACCTGGAAGAGGAAATCTTTCTCAATGCCTTCCCGATGACAGAGTTGGGTAAGCAGGTGGATTGGGTGCGCTTCAGCCGCACAGAGGCTGTGGTCGACGCACTCTTGGATTGCTATATGGATTTCGGCGGACGGCGTGAGCACCCGAGCATTGCCATTGTGGATTGGAGAGATGTGAAGACCCAGGGGGAGTTCAAGCTTCTCCAAAATTACCTCAATCAGGAAGGTTACGAGGCCGTGATTGCGGACCCCAGGGATTTGGTCTACAAGCAGGGGGAGCTTTATGCCGGAGGCGTGCGCATTGACTTGGTCTACCGGCGTGTGATTTTTAATGAACTCATGGAGAGCATTTACGAGGTCCAAGACTTTATCCGCGCCTATCGCGATAAAAAGGTTTGTGTGGTGAATCCTCTGCGTTCGCGGCTTGCGGCCAACAAGGCCATGCTCTCTCTTCTCACCAATAACGCTTATGACCATTTCTTCACCGACAAAGAAAATGAGGCTAAGAAGAAGTATATTGCCTGGACGCGCCGGCTGGTCGACGCCGAGCACTTTTACGGGGGGCGGAAGAAACTGGTGATCGATCTGGTGTTGAATCACCAGGAGGATATGGTGCTCAAGCCGGCCGACGGCTATGGCGGCAAGAATGTTTTCATCGGAAGAGAGACCTCCAAAGAAGAATGGCGGAGGCTTGCGGAAAAGGCGTTGGATGCTGAGGAGGAGTGGGTGGTTCAGGAATACGTGCCTATTCCCGAGCAGACTGTGCCGGTGATCGAAGGCAATGCCGTCAAGCTGGTGAAGAAGAAGGTGAATATCAATCCCTATGTTTTTAACGGTCGTTATGCGGGCGCCATTGCCCGCCTGTCCGACGACTCGGTCATCAATGTGAGTGCCGGCGGCGGATTGGTGCCGGCCATTACCTATGCGGAGAGAGAAGAGACTTGATCATTGACGTGCACAATCACATCGGGCGAAGCGGGGACGGCTGCGAATCCCGTTTGGAAGATTTGTTTAGGGCCATGGAAGCGGGCGGAGTCGACCGGACCGTGCTCTTTCCCGTTGACGACAAAGCTGAAGGGGCGGGCTACCGGAGCGCGAATGACCGGGTTTTGGAAGCCGCGCAGCAGCATCCGGGGAAGATCATTCCCTTCTGCCGCGTGAAGCCCGCAGAGGGAGAACCGGCTCTGCAAGAGCTGCGGCGCTGCGCAGAGCGGGGCCACCGGGGTGTGAAGCTGCACCCGCGCTCCGACGAATTCAGCCCCGGACAGGCGCACGGCGTTCTGGAACTTGCCCAGGAGCTTGGGCTCCGCGTTGTGATCCATACCGAAAAAGAAGAGAACTGCCGGCCGGATGAGTGGCGTCCGTTCTTTGAAGAATTCCAGGGCATCCATTTTCTTATCACGCACGGCGGTAAAGGGACCTACCGGACGCTGCACGAAGTGATCGGCCATTTGCGGAATGTCTGGGTGGATACGAGCGTGCTTTCCATGTTTCGCACCAGCTTCATTATGCAGCATTTGGGTTTGGACCGGATCGTCTACGGCACGGACTTTCCCTATTCCCACCCTTTATTGGAAACAAAGAAGCACGAACTCATCCTGAGCGAAGCGGATGACCGGGACAGGGTGTTCTACCGGAATGCCTTGGATTTCCTGGGCGAGGTGAAAGGCGCTTTCTTGCTCTGAAAACGTTTCCACTGCGCGGGGAGCTTAGCCTCCAGAGATTGTATTTTGCGGTGCTGCTGCTCGATCATCCGGCCGAAAGCCAAAAGGAGTTCGGGGGAAGTGGGCTCCTTCGCATCTGTGTCGAAAGCGCTTTTCCTTAATAGCTCTGCCGCAAGATGCGTGTCGCGATGATTTCCGAGCAGTGTTTGCAGGGAGCTCAGACGCAGAATGAACTTGTCAAATCCCTTCCCATAGATTCCGCTGAACCACTCGCTCGTATAACGCAGTTGTTTGCAGGCGAGGCGCAGTTTATGCCAATCGCCTGGGTTCCCGTTTTGCAGGGCCTTTTTGCCCCAGCGTAGGACTTTGTTGTATTGCCCTTCCAGGAGTTTAACCGCGGCCTCGGAGGCGGGGGTGCATGCCAAAGGGGCTCGGGGCCGCTGAGCAGGACCCTGCTCAAGAAAGGCTGTGAGGTTTGCGAGGAAGCTCTGGTAACGCGCGGAATCCAGAACCTCCAACATCTCTTGCCGGACGATTTCACGTTTCTCCATGAGCCGGGCCTGATACTGTCCCACCGCATCCCCGTCCTCCTGGGCGGTGTAGAGATACCTGGAAATCATTTCCAAGTGATTATCATAATCCCGCACCCGGCCCAGGGCTTCCGCTATCCATTTGAGTGTGTTGTCGAAACTGATGACTTTGGAGGCCGGAAGCGCGTCTCCAAAGGTGACCCATGCAGCGCGCATCCGGCGGATCGCCACGCGCATGTCATGCACAAATTCGGGATCCAAGCCCAAGCGGGCGCCGGGCTCGTTGGCCCGCATGAACTGAAAATGCGCGGCCAGGACCCGGTAAGCCAAATCAATGAGGCGGTCTTGGTGCCTTGCCGTGGGCCGCAGCGGCACTGCCGGCGCCGGGGGCTTGAGCTCCAAGGCCTGAAGGCTCCGGTTGAACTTGCTGCCGGCAGAGGCGGGGATCGAAGTCTTCTCGCACAGCTCGCGCAGGATTGTTTCCGTGACATGGACCGGCCCGTTCCAGTGCTCGATTTCAACTTCCCTAAATGTGTCTGTCAGGACCGGGCGTTTCCCGTTGAGACGGAAAATGCGTGTGTGATCAATGGAGAGGGCCAACTCATGGTCTTCTCCGCGGCGCGCTGTGGCACAGGTGCGCTGGGTCTGGATTCTAAACAGGGGTTTGAGCCGCAGCGGGGCCCCGCATTGCTTGAGGTAGGCGCGGATCGCTCCCGGCGGAAGTGTGTTGAGGACTTTGCGAATCGGGGCCTGCACTTCTTCGATTTCAGCGCGTTGGGCCACCCCGCTCTTGGCCTCAGTCAGAGCCTTGAGAAAAATCTGCAGGCCGGATTTGCTTTGACGCACGCGAAGCGCGGCTCCGGCCCGGTAAAACCACCAATCCCGGGTATCCAGATAGATATCGCGGATTTGTTCCTCCCTGCGCACACCTTGTTTGAATTGGTAGTCGTTTTCCAGCAGAGAGAGCAAGGCCTCAAAGGCCTTTTCGTCCGCGTCCAGCTTGAGTTCCAATTCTTCTCTTCGCAGAAATCCGCTCATGGCAAATCCTTGTATGGTAGGCCCCGCAGCCTGCGGGGTGTTAGCATAGCACTGCGCTTGGGCCCGCGCAATCGCGGTCCAGCTTGGGTGTCAGGGCCACAGTCTATGCAGCGAACCCTGAGGAGCCGCGTAGCGGCGTCTGGAAGGGCACAAGGGGTGCCTGCCACACGGTCAGGTCAAGACTCGGTTCACTCAGGAAGCTAAAGAAAGTATTCGCAAGGGGATGTAAGCTCCCGGTAAGTTCTTGGAGCCCCCACCACCAATGGCTTGACCTGCCTGAAGCGCAGTGTTAGTTGTAGCATGCATTTAGGCAAGGAGAGATCGGATTTTGAGACTTTTATTAATGCGCCATGCCACGGCGGTTCCCCGGGGGATTTTGAAACCTGGCCAGGATGCGGCGCGGCCCCTGACTGAGCAGGGGCGCCAAGAAGCCCGGGCCGTAGCTAATGGGTTGCAGAGAATAGAGTTAAAGATCGATCTGATTTTGAGCAGTCCATGGTTGAGAGCAAAGGAAACCGCCGAGAATGTTCTCGACGTATACAAAGGGGTGCCGGAGCTGTGTCTGTGCGAGGCCATGCAGGGGGATGCGAGCCCGCAAGAAACTTTCAATGCTCTGAGAGCCTACGTTGAATTTGGGATTATTCTGCTTGTAGGCCATGAGCCACACCTGAGCCGGCTCTTGGCTGAGCTAGTGACCCAGCGCGCCGACTTGGATGCGGTGTTCAAAAAGGCCGGAGTGGCATGCGCGGACTCCCACACGCGTCCTCCCCAGGCAGGCTCAGGTGTGTTACGCTGGCTGATGACCCGCAAGCAACTGGAATTGATCGGCAAGTAGTCGATTGTGGAGACTGACAATGGCAGAAGCCCCGCGACAGCAGAGACACCCCTATCCGGGAAGACTTATTATCGTTGAAGGTATCGACGGCTCCGGCAAGAGCACCCAGCTGCAACTTATGGCTCGCTGGCTTGAGGCGCAGAGACACACTGTTTTCTTTACAGAGTGGAACTCCTCGAAGCTGGTCAAGGAAACCACTCGTAAAGGCAAGAAATCCAAGACGCTGACTCCTCTCACATTCAGTTTGCTTCACGCAACGGACTTTGCAGACCGTCTTTTCTACAATATTCTCCCTCCACTCAAGGCCGGAATGATTGTTTTGGCTGACCGCTATATGTACACGGCCTTTGCGCGCGATGTGGCACGCGGCTGTGACCGGGATTGGGTTCGCAAGCTTTACAGTTTTGCCATCAAACCCGACCTGGCTTTGTACTTCCGGGTTCCTGTGGAAATTTCTTTGGGACGTATTCTTTCGGGACGGGAGGCAATCAAGTATTACGAAGCGGGCATGGACCTTAACATGGGGGATGATCCGGTAGAAAGTTTTGTTAATTTCCAGACCAAGATCCTGGCAGAGTACGACCGTGTGGTTGACGAGTGCGAGATGCATGTGATTGACGCCTCTGCGGATATTGATGAGCAGCAGGATATTGTGCGTAAGACGGTTGTTGAAATGCTGCAAGACTACGAATCGGGGAAGCGGAATGGGTAAAGTCAAATTTCTGGGAGAGGGAATACCGTATCTGGATTCATCCTCACTCAACCTGAAGGGCAAGCTGATTATTATTGAGGGGACTGATGGAGTGGGCCGGACCAGCCAGGTCGAAAAGCTGCGCAATCACCTGGAGATTCAGGGCTATGGGGTTGTGGAGACGGGCTGGACCCGCTCCAACCTGATGTCCAAACTTATCGAGCTGGCCAAAGAGGGAAATTCGCTGACACGGGAAACTTTTAGCATGCTTTATGCCACGGATTTTGCGGATCGCCTGGAAAATCAGGTGATCCCGGCTCTTCGCAGCGGTTTTGTGGTGATTTCGGATCGCTATGTTTACACTGCCTTTGCGCGTCACGGCGCCCGCGGGGGCAATCGCGAATGGATACGGGATGTTTACGGATTTTCACTGGTGCCGGACATCGTTCTTTATCTGAAGGTCGACGCAAAGACGCTTATCCCCCGAGTTATCAAGGCCTCGGGTATGAATTTTTGGGAATCCGGTATGGACATGCGCATGGGGGAGGATCTGTACGACAGTTTTTGTGTTTACCAGGAAAAACTGATCAAAGAGTACGATGCCATGGCTGAAGAATACGGTTTTGAAGTTGTGGAAGCCCGCGACAGGTCCATTGGGCAGATCCACGAGGATATTTGCGGCCGGATCGAGCCGATTCTAAGGCGCTCCCGCGGCGTGGATCTCGCCAAGCTGCAGCAAAAATGAAAGGCTTGGCGACATTGGCAAACCAGTCAGAGGCATCAACGTGAAGCAGAGCTGTTGCGAATAGCGAGGCGGGTAATGGAAAAGAAGATTCTGGTGGTCGAAGACGAAAAGAATATCGTCGAGACAGTAAAGTACAATCTCGAGAAAGACGGCTACCGTGTGACTGTTTGCATGGACGGGGAATCAGCGTTGAAGGCGTGTATGAAGGACAAGCCTGATTTGGTTGTGCTGGATCTGATGTTGCCCAAGCTCGATGGACTGGAAGTCTGCCGTGCTTTGAGGGAGGCGCCCGAGACCCGGGGGATCGCCATCCTGATGTTGACTGCAAAGGCCGAAGAGGCTGACAAGATCGTGGGTTTGGAACTGGGTGCAGACGACTACATGACCAAGCCCTTTAGTCCCCGGGAGCTGGTTGCCCGTGTGAAAGCTATCCTGCGCCGCTCC is a window from the Candidatus Omnitrophota bacterium genome containing:
- a CDS encoding cation:proton antiporter: MDQVPLFTDLFLVLGLATLVAVVLERFRLPTIIGFLLAGLAMGPHGFGLLPDVDRIHHVAELGVALLMLTIGLELSFDRLKGMGRVAVLGGGLQLVLSNLIGMGFAYWKGWPLFQGFLLGSMIALSSTAIVLKYLIDRGETDAVHGRMAVAILIFQDLAIVPLMILAGAGSGNGGIFEELLTPIAKALVFLLAIILASKYVLPWVLRQVALHRSREIFFLSGVALCLVTMWAGEKMGLSIAIGAFFAGLMFANSDYSHQLLGDITPFRHLFVSFFFVSLGILFDIHFALENIWLILRVVGLVLLVNFVLMSVLLTVLGYAPRIALTVGIILSQVGEFSFLFLETARSSGAVGPRLYQVLISCAFITMCMTPILFAMVTPISRFAQRRPRMGLPPTQWGPDQGVSGALREHIILCGFGPTGQDMSSAFQEEKIPFVLVEMNPRQIAKARERRVRVIYGDAANREVMHKAGIERAKAVVVSFGDPVGMAQMIRVVEALNPGILLVVRTRFERDAARLYGLGADIVIVEEWEASFELHRTVLAALQVPPEHINRHLERIRTRKELIVEDSILNTESN
- a CDS encoding circularly permuted type 2 ATP-grasp protein; translation: MGPVINPLYDSIAIENSAQMREAQRQVNEEMIRRDCLFDGKPLPHFLKPYFLSEKQTELLGDMSACLIGVLEKITKIYFERPELQSKFGLSPLAAELMEIHPGYSRNIVISRPDAFLDGEDLQFIEFNCDSPAGAVFTDLEEEIFLNAFPMTELGKQVDWVRFSRTEAVVDALLDCYMDFGGRREHPSIAIVDWRDVKTQGEFKLLQNYLNQEGYEAVIADPRDLVYKQGELYAGGVRIDLVYRRVIFNELMESIYEVQDFIRAYRDKKVCVVNPLRSRLAANKAMLSLLTNNAYDHFFTDKENEAKKKYIAWTRRLVDAEHFYGGRKKLVIDLVLNHQEDMVLKPADGYGGKNVFIGRETSKEEWRRLAEKALDAEEEWVVQEYVPIPEQTVPVIEGNAVKLVKKKVNINPYVFNGRYAGAIARLSDDSVINVSAGGGLVPAITYAEREET
- a CDS encoding amidohydrolase family protein, with product MIIDVHNHIGRSGDGCESRLEDLFRAMEAGGVDRTVLFPVDDKAEGAGYRSANDRVLEAAQQHPGKIIPFCRVKPAEGEPALQELRRCAERGHRGVKLHPRSDEFSPGQAHGVLELAQELGLRVVIHTEKEENCRPDEWRPFFEEFQGIHFLITHGGKGTYRTLHEVIGHLRNVWVDTSVLSMFRTSFIMQHLGLDRIVYGTDFPYSHPLLETKKHELILSEADDRDRVFYRNALDFLGEVKGAFLL
- a CDS encoding zinc ABC transporter substrate-binding protein, with protein sequence MKRILTVLGIAMFTMTPVVQAKPLRVVATLSTFADLAQTVGGEHVKVSYIASPKFNPHFIEPRPSDVLKVKKAGLFIHAGLDLEMWRWPLVDAAGNGAVRPGGERELDLSRGISLIEIPTSAVSRSQGDIHIYGNPHYWVAPANAGIMAQTIADKLTEIDPANEADYQAAASAFVQKLNAAIVRWRQEIAPLQGKEAVAYHNEWPYLTNFAGLRVDYFLEPKPGIPPTPKHVQFLENYMRQKGIHVILQSNSSPNAASRKLAEATGARLVTLCHNVGGLPGCDDYFAMMDYNLNQLTEVFEN
- a CDS encoding metal ABC transporter permease; translation: MEFLQLMAAPFLACLVLTGIHAYLGLHVIEREVIFVDLALAQVAAFGATVGYLWGFGLHSSQGYLTALGFTMAGAAVFAFTRTRKPVVPQEALIGIVYAVAAAASILVLSRAPEGGEELKSLMVGHLLFVRWPEILKVFLLYSAIGFLHWRLRRPFLEISQDVEAAFARGMRVRLWDFLFYATFGFVVTSSVELGGVLVVFSFLIVPAVCGVLLVRSVLARLVVGWMCGTLTSAAGIVASYVWDLPTGASVVCCFGICLILCALFAGVRGRPSH